From the Bacteroidia bacterium genome, one window contains:
- a CDS encoding DMT family transporter yields the protein MRWFLLILLSLIWGSSFILIKEGLKGFTFMQLAMLRMFAASSTLLVFAVPHVFKVSQTRWKFIILSALTGNFIPAILFAGAETKLDSGITGVLNALTPIFTLLVSIFLYKDKIKQIQKIGILIGFAGCICITATSVSLKADSSLILYAGMILLATLCYGISVNVIKHHLVDIHPLALASLSLATLLLPSAGYLLSTDFITRLQSMHNFSPLYSVLILGVLGSAISLVFFNRLVQLSSTLFASSVTYTIPIVALAWAVYAGEKIHFLHIIGMLLIIVGIYCVNKK from the coding sequence ATGCGTTGGTTTTTATTGATACTTTTATCTTTGATATGGGGAAGCTCATTTATTTTAATTAAAGAAGGTTTGAAGGGCTTTACTTTTATGCAATTAGCCATGCTAAGAATGTTTGCTGCCAGTTCAACGCTATTAGTTTTTGCAGTACCTCATGTATTCAAAGTATCTCAAACCCGTTGGAAATTTATTATTTTGTCCGCGCTTACAGGAAATTTTATACCTGCTATTTTATTTGCAGGGGCAGAAACTAAGTTAGATAGCGGCATAACAGGTGTACTTAACGCTTTGACCCCTATTTTTACTTTGTTAGTTTCTATTTTCTTGTACAAAGACAAGATAAAGCAAATACAAAAAATAGGAATTTTGATTGGTTTTGCAGGCTGTATATGTATAACCGCTACTAGTGTTTCCTTAAAAGCAGATAGCAGTCTTATTCTTTATGCAGGAATGATACTTTTAGCTACATTGTGCTATGGCATTAGTGTGAATGTAATTAAGCATCATTTAGTAGATATCCATCCTTTGGCTTTAGCCAGTCTATCCCTAGCGACATTGTTATTACCTTCGGCAGGTTATTTGTTAAGTACAGATTTCATTACTCGATTGCAAAGTATGCATAATTTTAGCCCATTGTACAGTGTTTTGATATTGGGTGTGTTAGGTAGTGCAATTTCATTAGTATTTTTTAATAGGTTAGTTCAGCTAAGTAGTACCTTATTTGCGAGTTCTGTTACCTATACCATTCCAATAGTAGCCTTAGCTTGGGCAGTTTATGCAGGAGAGAAAATACATTTTTTACATATTATAGGCATGTTGCTGATTATTGTAGGAATTTACTGCGTCAATAAAAAGTG
- a CDS encoding MBL fold metallo-hydrolase, with translation MNLYTVETGWFRLDGGAMFGVVPKTIWQKTNPANENNLILLSMRALLIEYSNRLVLVDNGLGHKYNEKFKQIYDINHDKYTLDSSLQKLGFSRADITDVILTHLHFDHCGGSTEWNSAKNRYEVAFKNAKFYVQKSHWEWANKPNAREKSSFFAENLQPIAESGQLELIEGNISLFENMELKVMNGHTIGMQLPLITYKNKKILYAADLIPTHGHVPLPYVMGYDMFPLTTLQEKEPILQQALQENWILFYEHDPYIECSTVTLNEKGGFVYGEKFSLQEIV, from the coding sequence ATGAACCTGTACACTGTGGAAACAGGCTGGTTTCGTCTAGATGGCGGAGCTATGTTTGGCGTAGTCCCTAAAACAATATGGCAAAAAACTAATCCCGCTAATGAAAATAATCTCATTCTACTAAGCATGCGTGCTTTACTTATTGAGTACTCTAACCGACTAGTTTTAGTAGACAATGGCTTGGGACACAAGTATAACGAAAAGTTTAAGCAAATTTATGATATCAATCATGACAAATACACGCTGGATAGTTCTTTGCAAAAACTTGGCTTTTCGAGAGCAGACATTACAGATGTTATTTTGACTCATCTTCATTTTGACCATTGTGGAGGAAGCACAGAGTGGAATAGTGCTAAAAATCGTTATGAAGTCGCTTTCAAGAATGCAAAATTTTATGTGCAAAAATCTCACTGGGAATGGGCAAACAAGCCGAATGCGCGTGAAAAAAGTAGCTTCTTTGCCGAGAACTTACAGCCTATTGCCGAAAGCGGGCAATTGGAATTGATAGAAGGTAATATATCTCTTTTTGAAAACATGGAGTTGAAAGTAATGAATGGGCATACCATAGGCATGCAGCTTCCTTTGATTACATATAAGAATAAAAAAATACTCTATGCCGCAGACCTCATCCCTACGCACGGACATGTACCTTTGCCTTACGTAATGGGCTATGATATGTTTCCTTTAACAACTTTACAAGAAAAAGAACCTATTTTACAGCAAGCCCTACAAGAAAATTGGATACTTTTCTACGAACATGACCCTTATATTGAATGTAGTACAGTAACGCTCAACGAAAAAGGTGGATTTGTGTACGGAGAAAAGTTTAGCTTACAAGAGATTGTGTAG
- a CDS encoding exonuclease SbcCD subunit D C-terminal domain-containing protein, which produces MRFIHTSDWHLGMRLYEMDRKEEHLHFLNWLLNQVQALQADVLLITGDIFDAYNPPQDALQMYYEFLSRTAKIPSCKSVIIIGGNHDSASLLNAPKEILKALNIHVVGCTTGNLQDEIIPIYSTSKDAPEAIVCAVPFLRDRDLRYFVAGETYEAKEQRLKEAIIAHYQKLHEYIQSLPHIPPIIIATGHLFAVGSQTSESEKMIHLGNLGQVEAQFPSGFKYVALGHIHKPQKVANYEHIRYAGSPIPLSFSELGIEKQIVVIDIQPNSEPIINCIPIPTYRKLLRIRGSLDEVKKQLSTLSHSSEEPTLWVEVTVVLYEKQLQIKQQVEEVVKNKKNISVLAVKVEKQYIEQGLEEDVSISTDLKKLTPHEVFRKRCENIPPEQQEELRITFDEVLSILGEQVKSKV; this is translated from the coding sequence ATGCGTTTTATACATACTTCAGATTGGCATTTGGGCATGCGATTGTACGAAATGGACCGAAAAGAAGAGCATCTCCATTTCTTAAATTGGCTATTAAATCAAGTACAAGCTTTACAAGCTGATGTGCTACTCATTACAGGTGATATTTTTGACGCTTACAACCCACCCCAAGATGCGTTACAAATGTATTATGAATTTTTATCCCGTACTGCTAAAATACCTTCGTGTAAAAGTGTGATTATTATTGGTGGAAATCATGACTCTGCTAGTCTGCTCAATGCGCCAAAAGAGATTCTAAAAGCCCTTAACATACACGTAGTTGGTTGTACAACAGGTAACTTACAGGATGAAATAATTCCAATATACTCCACTTCAAAAGATGCTCCCGAAGCTATAGTATGCGCTGTGCCATTTCTACGCGATAGAGACCTACGCTATTTTGTAGCAGGTGAAACTTATGAGGCTAAAGAACAAAGATTAAAAGAAGCTATTATTGCACACTATCAAAAACTACATGAATATATTCAATCTCTACCTCATATTCCCCCGATTATTATAGCCACAGGGCATCTATTTGCCGTAGGCAGTCAAACTTCCGAAAGTGAAAAAATGATACATCTTGGCAATTTAGGTCAAGTGGAAGCTCAGTTCCCTAGTGGCTTCAAATATGTAGCTTTGGGGCATATCCATAAACCTCAAAAAGTAGCTAATTACGAACACATTCGTTATGCAGGTTCACCTATACCTTTAAGTTTTAGTGAGTTAGGCATAGAAAAACAGATTGTTGTCATTGATATTCAACCGAATTCAGAACCAATTATTAACTGCATTCCTATCCCTACTTATAGAAAACTTTTGCGCATCAGAGGCTCTTTGGATGAGGTCAAAAAACAGCTATCCACTTTATCACACAGTTCTGAGGAACCTACTTTATGGGTAGAGGTAACTGTAGTTTTATACGAAAAACAACTACAAATTAAGCAGCAGGTAGAAGAAGTAGTAAAAAACAAAAAAAATATCAGCGTACTAGCTGTTAAAGTAGAAAAACAGTACATTGAGCAAGGACTGGAAGAGGATGTATCCATTTCTACTGATTTAAAAAAGCTTACTCCGCATGAAGTTTTTAGAAAACGGTGTGAAAATATTCCTCCTGAGCAACAAGAAGAATTAAGAATTACTTTTGACGAAGTATTATCCATTCTAGGTGAACAAGTTAAAAGTAAGGTTTGA
- a CDS encoding AAA family ATPase yields MAKRKNRNIDEFLRFKDFRVYVSPESVNREEKKYRVVFDQQEATYIYAEYSFYNKKFDEEDWYLDFHLKCFNNRTGEAICDMDLSREIPKSQNIVYIRQGWGNDTPWWKKGEYRWEAWSEGNLLAKVDFYIVNIGLVKENENPYFEITSIKLYEAGTSNLPEASRKHHKQFDRETTRYIWFEFKAQNRRKEAFPCEINFNFRTQTGELKGHIHYFKWFENYQTIYFNDGWGHESSPTWYHGKYTLEVVFMDQLIAVVPFEVGNGFIEADEDTPSNFLPTIDAKGKIQKSKTLVDSSEEVMKELDQMIGLKNVKKKVREYAQYLQFLQFRKERGLADDERIVLHSVFTGNPGTGKTTVALLLGKIYKSLGLLARGHVIHADRAMLVGEYIGQTAPKTKKVIDDARGGILFIDEAYSLARKGEVDSKDFGREVIEILLKEMSDPNCDFAVIVAGYPEEMHAFLESNPGLKSRFNYYFEFDDYTPKELMQIAEYAAQKRNIKLSKEAQELLYEEIVDAYRKRTKTFGNARLINSWIDEAKMNMGLRLMQNPNLQNLSPEELSTVQKEDVAKIFEKQEKEYVDIPIDEELLADSLNALNKLVGMENIKQDVNELVKLIRFYRETGKNIRNLSLHTVFTGNPGTGKTTVARLLADIFKALGILERGHLVEVTRKDLVAGYVGQTAILTNEQINKAMGGVLFIDEAYSLTSSGYSGDFGKEAVETLLKRMEDDRGKFIVIVAGYTQNMKEFLQANPGLSSRFDRTFHFEDSKPDALLTIAENMLKDENLELDSTARLHLKTYFENAYKYRDKNFGNARLVRKVIEKVIKNQHLRLANLNPEERKPEVLKTVTLKDVEEFKMDESIKGNRIGFMV; encoded by the coding sequence ATGGCGAAAAGAAAAAATAGAAATATAGACGAATTCTTGCGGTTTAAAGATTTTAGAGTTTACGTATCTCCCGAATCAGTGAACAGGGAAGAGAAAAAGTACAGAGTGGTTTTTGACCAACAAGAAGCCACATACATTTATGCTGAATATTCTTTTTACAACAAAAAATTTGATGAAGAAGATTGGTATTTAGACTTTCACCTCAAATGCTTCAACAATAGAACAGGTGAAGCCATCTGTGACATGGATTTGAGCAGAGAAATACCTAAAAGTCAAAACATTGTATACATACGACAGGGCTGGGGCAATGATACACCTTGGTGGAAAAAAGGGGAATATCGTTGGGAAGCTTGGTCAGAAGGGAATTTATTAGCAAAAGTGGATTTTTACATTGTTAATATAGGTTTAGTAAAAGAGAACGAAAATCCTTACTTTGAGATTACCTCTATCAAGCTTTACGAAGCAGGTACCAGTAACTTGCCCGAAGCCAGCCGAAAACACCACAAACAATTTGACCGAGAAACTACAAGATATATTTGGTTTGAGTTCAAAGCTCAAAACCGTAGAAAAGAAGCTTTTCCTTGTGAGATAAATTTTAACTTCAGAACTCAAACAGGCGAACTCAAAGGGCATATTCATTACTTCAAGTGGTTTGAAAATTATCAAACAATTTATTTTAATGATGGATGGGGACACGAAAGCTCACCTACTTGGTATCATGGTAAATACACCCTGGAAGTTGTTTTTATGGACCAACTCATTGCCGTAGTACCTTTTGAAGTAGGTAATGGCTTTATTGAAGCTGATGAAGATACCCCCAGTAATTTTCTTCCTACAATTGATGCCAAAGGAAAAATTCAAAAATCTAAAACTTTGGTAGATAGCAGTGAAGAAGTAATGAAAGAGCTAGACCAAATGATTGGTCTAAAAAATGTTAAGAAAAAAGTTAGGGAGTATGCACAATACTTACAATTTCTTCAATTTCGTAAAGAAAGAGGATTAGCAGATGATGAGCGGATTGTTCTTCACTCTGTATTTACAGGTAACCCAGGTACAGGCAAAACTACTGTGGCACTGCTATTAGGTAAAATATACAAATCTTTAGGCTTGTTAGCTCGCGGGCATGTTATCCATGCAGATAGAGCTATGCTAGTAGGTGAGTATATTGGTCAGACTGCACCTAAGACTAAAAAGGTAATTGACGATGCGCGCGGCGGAATACTTTTTATTGATGAAGCCTATTCCCTTGCACGTAAAGGTGAAGTAGACTCTAAAGACTTTGGTAGGGAAGTAATTGAGATATTGTTAAAAGAAATGTCTGACCCTAACTGTGATTTTGCAGTAATTGTAGCAGGTTATCCCGAAGAAATGCATGCTTTTTTAGAATCTAACCCCGGCTTAAAGTCTAGATTTAACTATTATTTTGAGTTTGATGATTATACTCCCAAAGAACTGATGCAAATTGCTGAATATGCTGCCCAAAAACGCAATATCAAACTTTCAAAAGAAGCCCAAGAACTACTTTACGAAGAAATTGTAGATGCCTATCGCAAGCGTACCAAAACTTTTGGTAATGCCCGTTTAATCAACTCTTGGATTGATGAAGCCAAAATGAACATGGGGCTAAGACTAATGCAAAACCCCAATTTGCAAAACCTAAGCCCCGAAGAACTTTCTACTGTACAAAAAGAAGATGTAGCCAAAATATTTGAAAAACAGGAAAAAGAGTATGTAGATATACCTATTGATGAGGAACTTTTAGCTGATTCTCTCAACGCCCTCAATAAACTCGTAGGAATGGAAAATATCAAACAAGACGTCAATGAGCTTGTAAAACTGATACGTTTTTATAGAGAAACAGGTAAAAATATTCGTAATTTGTCTTTGCACACAGTATTTACAGGTAACCCTGGTACAGGAAAAACCACAGTAGCCCGCTTATTGGCAGATATATTCAAAGCTTTGGGAATTTTGGAAAGAGGTCATTTAGTAGAAGTAACTCGCAAAGACTTAGTCGCAGGTTATGTAGGTCAAACCGCTATTCTAACCAACGAACAAATCAACAAAGCTATGGGTGGAGTACTTTTTATAGATGAAGCTTACTCACTCACTTCTTCAGGCTATTCAGGAGATTTTGGAAAGGAAGCAGTAGAAACTCTACTCAAACGAATGGAAGACGATAGAGGAAAGTTTATTGTAATTGTAGCAGGATACACCCAAAACATGAAAGAGTTTCTGCAAGCAAATCCAGGTTTAAGTTCTCGCTTTGACAGAACTTTTCATTTTGAAGATAGCAAGCCCGATGCACTGCTTACTATTGCTGAAAATATGCTCAAAGATGAGAATTTGGAACTAGACAGCACAGCTCGTTTGCATCTTAAGACCTATTTTGAAAATGCCTATAAATACAGAGATAAAAACTTTGGCAATGCTCGCTTAGTAAGAAAAGTGATTGAAAAGGTAATTAAGAATCAGCATTTGAGGTTAGCAAACTTAAACCCAGAGGAAAGAAAACCAGAAGTCTTGAAAACTGTTACCTTAAAAGACGTAGAAGAGTTCAAAATGGATGAGTCTATCAAAGGCAACCGCATCGGTTTCATGGTCTAA
- a CDS encoding universal stress protein, protein MFKKILSPVDFSVEAVEYTHYANKLASKLNACLFLIHSIEGDYRRYGVDNKADRNTVLQAVQQKFEIWRKTYHFEQVTPIITFGEITECIAEQAEIHSIDLVVMFTRGLDEEEWLGTNTTKVAKIAPCPVLSIKSIKTEPNFKKILLPIDPKLTVQGLSTYALEFVKYMQAEIELIYVGEEDENSRQVLQKYNNLYQSSGIKVEFNFVDREDSVAETIISYSEKNNFDLIIMATHARMGIKALILGSVTEYCINNATIPVLTLRA, encoded by the coding sequence ATGTTTAAGAAAATTCTATCCCCCGTAGATTTTTCCGTAGAAGCAGTGGAATACACGCACTATGCCAATAAACTAGCCAGCAAGCTAAATGCTTGTTTATTTCTCATCCATAGTATTGAAGGAGATTACAGACGATACGGCGTAGATAATAAAGCCGATAGAAACACTGTTTTACAAGCTGTACAACAAAAATTTGAAATATGGAGAAAAACATATCATTTTGAGCAAGTTACACCGATTATCACTTTTGGGGAGATTACAGAATGTATAGCAGAACAAGCAGAAATACACAGTATTGACTTAGTCGTAATGTTTACTCGCGGATTAGACGAAGAAGAATGGTTAGGAACTAATACTACCAAAGTTGCTAAAATTGCCCCCTGCCCTGTTTTGAGTATAAAGTCTATTAAAACAGAACCTAACTTCAAAAAGATTTTATTACCTATTGATCCAAAATTAACTGTGCAAGGTTTATCCACTTACGCTCTTGAATTTGTAAAATACATGCAAGCAGAAATAGAACTGATTTACGTAGGTGAGGAAGATGAGAATTCTCGCCAAGTTTTACAAAAATACAACAATTTGTATCAAAGTTCAGGGATTAAAGTAGAATTCAATTTTGTAGATAGAGAGGACAGCGTGGCTGAAACTATTATCAGTTACAGCGAAAAAAATAACTTCGATTTAATAATAATGGCTACTCATGCGCGCATGGGCATCAAAGCACTGATTTTGGGCAGTGTAACAGAGTACTGCATCAATAACGCTACCATACCTGTATTAACTTTAAGAGCATAA
- a CDS encoding Na/Pi symporter, whose translation MYGLTHISQAIQASVGHKASVWILKFTKNIFLAVLVGIVVTTLLDSSSAVIIITIVLVNSKVISFRQAMGVVLGANIGTTVSSQIIAMDVGKYSPLFLLIGFIVILISKTARLSNIGKIILYFGIIFFGLHTMEQSVAPLKQSDIFMNWLSRINSPIEGALLGALITIIIQSSSATVGIAIVLVKKGLLSIAMSIAVMIGAELGTCSDTLLATIRSSPAAIKTGLFHLIFNLISAITGLILFYYFVDFVIWTSGHAPPARIIANAHVWFNVLGVLFWIWVVPVFERLLNRILPEKT comes from the coding sequence TTGTATGGACTAACACATATTTCGCAAGCAATACAAGCAAGCGTGGGGCATAAAGCTTCTGTTTGGATATTAAAATTCACTAAAAATATTTTTTTGGCTGTTTTAGTCGGAATTGTAGTTACTACTTTGTTAGATTCTTCTTCTGCTGTTATCATCATTACCATTGTGTTAGTAAATAGTAAAGTAATATCTTTTAGACAAGCTATGGGGGTAGTACTGGGTGCAAATATAGGCACTACGGTAAGTAGTCAAATTATTGCTATGGATGTAGGTAAATACTCCCCTTTGTTTTTACTCATTGGCTTTATAGTTATTCTTATTTCAAAAACAGCCCGATTATCTAATATTGGTAAGATAATACTGTATTTTGGAATTATATTTTTTGGATTGCATACCATGGAGCAGTCAGTGGCGCCTTTAAAGCAATCAGATATTTTTATGAACTGGCTATCTCGCATAAACAGTCCAATAGAAGGTGCTTTGTTAGGAGCCTTGATTACCATTATTATCCAATCTTCTTCTGCTACAGTAGGAATTGCAATTGTTTTAGTGAAAAAGGGGCTCTTGTCTATTGCTATGAGTATTGCTGTAATGATAGGGGCAGAGTTAGGGACTTGCTCTGATACTTTACTGGCTACTATTCGCAGTAGCCCAGCTGCTATCAAAACAGGGCTTTTTCATCTTATTTTTAATCTCATATCAGCAATTACAGGTTTGATTTTGTTTTATTATTTTGTGGATTTTGTAATTTGGACAAGCGGTCATGCTCCTCCGGCACGAATAATTGCCAATGCTCATGTATGGTTTAATGTACTTGGAGTATTGTTTTGGATATGGGTTGTTCCAGTATTTGAACGCTTGTTAAACCGAATTCTACCTGAAAAAACATAA
- the scpB gene encoding SMC-Scp complex subunit ScpB encodes MKKEIVPIVESIIFSSENPVKVEDILKLLQNKDLFSLEVTLTDITDAIATLMHRYQGDEYGFELINIAEGYQFVSKAKYSTFVKEALLIRNRKKLSQAAMECLAIIAYRQPVTKADVEFIRGVNSDYAIQKLLEKNLIVILGKSDLPGRPLLYGTSSFFLEYLGIKSLSQLPKLPDIDEVSAFSLPGMDILPDE; translated from the coding sequence ATGAAAAAGGAAATCGTACCTATCGTAGAGTCAATCATTTTTTCTTCTGAAAATCCTGTAAAAGTGGAGGATATACTCAAGCTTTTGCAGAACAAAGACTTATTCAGCTTAGAGGTAACTTTGACCGATATTACAGACGCTATAGCTACTCTCATGCATCGTTATCAGGGGGATGAATACGGTTTTGAGCTCATTAACATTGCGGAGGGCTATCAATTTGTATCTAAGGCAAAGTATTCCACATTTGTTAAGGAAGCTTTACTTATTCGCAATCGGAAGAAGCTTTCGCAAGCGGCAATGGAGTGTTTAGCTATTATTGCCTATCGCCAACCTGTAACCAAAGCTGATGTTGAGTTTATTCGTGGAGTAAATTCCGATTATGCTATACAAAAGCTGTTAGAAAAAAACTTGATAGTGATACTAGGCAAGTCAGATTTGCCGGGCAGACCTCTTTTGTATGGCACATCTTCATTTTTTTTGGAATACTTGGGTATAAAAAGTCTTAGTCAATTACCTAAGCTGCCTGATATTGATGAAGTTAGTGCCTTTTCTTTACCTGGAATGGACATATTACCTGATGAGTAG